A genomic stretch from Candidatus Gorgyraea atricola includes:
- the serS gene encoding serine--tRNA ligase — protein sequence MLDIKFIRENPDIVKKAIKNRGLKIDIKELLDLDAERRKILAEVEVLKSDKNKVSKGGKPSPDVIANMKAISQKVADLDGKVGQISQKISTLMLNIPNIPHKSIPVGRPEANKVVRKWGNIPKFDFKPKSHIELGQNLDILDFPRSAKISGSGFCLFKGMGAQLERALINFMLDLHTKEHGYKEVFPPFLVNRASMTATGQLPNLEEDMYRLKDDDLFLIPTAEVPVTNMHRDEVLDEGKLPTYYTAYTACFRREAGSYGKDTKGLMRVHQFDKIEMVKFVKPDSSYDELESLLKCAEEVLKRLKLSYRVIMLSTGDISFATSKCYDIEAWAPGIEKNLEVSSCSNFTDFQARRANIKYRPKDKKKLEYVHTLNGSGIALARTVIAIIENYQEKDGSILIPEVLRPYMNGREKITKE from the coding sequence ATGTTAGACATAAAATTTATCAGAGAAAACCCAGATATAGTAAAAAAGGCAATAAAGAATAGAGGTCTTAAGATAGACATAAAGGAACTCCTGGATCTAGATGCCGAACGCCGTAAAATTCTGGCAGAGGTAGAGGTTCTAAAGTCAGACAAGAACAAGGTCTCTAAGGGTGGGAAGCCCAGCCCAGACGTCATAGCTAATATGAAGGCTATATCCCAAAAAGTAGCTGATTTAGATGGTAAGGTGGGGCAAATTAGCCAAAAAATAAGCACTTTAATGCTTAACATCCCAAATATACCCCATAAATCCATACCTGTGGGGAGGCCAGAAGCCAATAAGGTGGTTCGTAAGTGGGGAAACATCCCTAAATTTGACTTTAAACCTAAGAGCCACATAGAGTTAGGACAAAATCTCGACATATTAGATTTCCCTCGCTCAGCCAAGATATCTGGTTCAGGGTTTTGCCTCTTTAAGGGAATGGGTGCCCAACTCGAAAGAGCGCTTATTAACTTTATGCTGGATCTCCACACAAAGGAGCATGGGTATAAGGAGGTATTTCCGCCATTCTTAGTTAACAGAGCCAGCATGACAGCTACAGGCCAGCTGCCTAATCTAGAGGAAGACATGTATCGCCTAAAGGATGATGACCTGTTTCTTATCCCTACAGCAGAGGTACCTGTGACAAATATGCACAGGGATGAAGTATTGGATGAGGGAAAACTACCTACCTACTATACTGCATATACAGCGTGTTTCAGGCGAGAGGCAGGCTCATACGGCAAAGATACAAAGGGCCTTATGAGGGTGCACCAGTTTGACAAGATAGAAATGGTTAAGTTCGTAAAGCCAGACTCGTCTTATGACGAACTCGAGAGTTTATTGAAATGCGCGGAAGAAGTGCTTAAAAGATTGAAACTTTCTTATCGCGTAATAATGCTTTCAACAGGCGATATAAGCTTTGCTACCTCTAAATGCTATGATATCGAGGCATGGGCTCCAGGTATTGAGAAAAATCTTGAGGTCTCCAGCTGCAGTAATTTCACAGATTTTCAGGCGCGGAGAGCAAACATAAAATATAGACCAAAGGATAAGAAAAAGTTAGAATATGTCCATACGCTTAATGGTTCTGGTATTGCGCTAGCCAGGACAGTCATCGCAATAATAGAAAATTATCAAGAGAAAGACGGCAGCATCTTAATACCAGAGGTACTCAGGCCGTATATGAATGGCCGCGAGAAGATCACCAAAGAATAG